A stretch of the Agrobacterium fabrum str. C58 genome encodes the following:
- a CDS encoding cupin domain-containing protein — protein MKVQKFSISDAELVKSPGQDAGIYVGNLVDERNGGPVSIGYGRYAPGQSLTETMAVDDTMIVLEGRLSVSTSDGTVTAGPGDIVYMPKGQSVTITTEGEGATTAFVTYPHWAEARET, from the coding sequence ATGAAGGTTCAAAAGTTCAGCATTTCCGACGCAGAACTCGTCAAATCGCCGGGACAGGATGCCGGCATCTATGTCGGAAACCTAGTGGACGAACGAAACGGCGGCCCGGTCTCGATTGGCTATGGCCGGTATGCTCCTGGTCAGTCGCTGACCGAGACGATGGCCGTAGACGACACGATGATCGTCCTTGAGGGACGACTGTCCGTGTCCACCAGCGATGGCACGGTCACCGCGGGGCCCGGCGACATTGTCTACATGCCTAAGGGCCAATCCGTGACGATCACGACCGAGGGAGAAGGCGCGACAACGGCTTTTGTGACCTATCCGCACTGGGCCGAGGCTCGCGAGACATAA
- a CDS encoding AraC family transcriptional regulator, with product MSFLHYIVIKRHRAATIGRRMKTRIAAGENPAPLSFRTESYEAGGIFEEKRQPWCKVGYALTGVMEARVEGKRFLCPPHYATWIPADAVHACHNRENVKFVSIYIDRDLCAGMPETACTLALSPLIKAILADFAERRITVPQTEADRRLAFVLVDQLLNAPRRESFLPVSNDDLLQPVIDALQADPGDRRSLSEWARLLQTTEKTLSRRFLGHLGVSFNEWRQRLKLVASLSLIEDGKSVQSIAKTLGYNSPSAFIAMFRRLTGTSPTNLRSTPARTIKAASTP from the coding sequence ATGTCTTTTCTTCATTATATAGTGATAAAAAGACATAGAGCTGCGACGATCGGACGACGTATGAAAACTCGCATTGCCGCTGGCGAGAACCCGGCGCCCCTCTCCTTCCGCACGGAAAGCTACGAGGCAGGAGGAATTTTCGAAGAGAAACGGCAACCGTGGTGCAAGGTCGGTTATGCCTTGACTGGCGTGATGGAAGCGCGGGTTGAGGGAAAACGCTTTCTCTGCCCACCGCATTACGCAACGTGGATTCCGGCCGATGCGGTGCATGCCTGCCATAACCGCGAAAACGTCAAATTCGTTTCGATCTATATCGACCGCGACCTCTGCGCGGGCATGCCCGAAACGGCATGCACGCTTGCGCTCAGCCCACTGATCAAGGCGATCCTCGCCGATTTTGCCGAGCGTCGCATAACGGTGCCGCAGACGGAAGCGGACCGGCGCCTTGCATTCGTGCTGGTCGACCAGCTACTGAACGCACCAAGGCGCGAGAGTTTTCTGCCGGTCTCGAACGACGATCTGCTACAGCCTGTCATCGACGCGCTGCAGGCTGACCCGGGCGACCGCCGCTCGCTTTCGGAATGGGCAAGATTACTGCAAACTACGGAAAAAACCTTGTCGCGCCGATTCCTCGGGCACCTCGGCGTGTCTTTCAACGAATGGCGACAAAGACTGAAGCTGGTTGCTTCACTGTCGCTGATCGAAGATGGCAAATCGGTCCAGTCGATCGCCAAAACACTTGGCTATAACAGCCCGTCGGCGTTCATCGCGATGTTCAGGAGACTGACCGGAACGAGCCCAACAAATTTGCGATCGACACCAGCCAGGACAATTAAAGCAGCGAGTACCCCATAG
- a CDS encoding DMT family transporter translates to MPVKYLLFSLLAVLIWVGNTIVSKLAAGAIAPGTIAFERWFIAFVILTPLVYRDAWRHRRTIAAHLPKLILLGLLGMAACQGLGYYAAGLTTATNMAIMLSLVPLLTLILSAVFLAERPSSLAVIGGIISLSGIFIVLGQGDPSRLLSQGVGRGDAMMLAAVLAYAGYGILLRRWAIPLATWTSIYVQIGAAVVLLVPSYLLSAPSALTLPNTAMVLYAAIPGSILAPFVWMTAVKHLGAARTAIFMNLIPIFTAIVAAIFLGEALYIYHLLGGGMTVAGIILVQRKPFREKSGQKAVVARAQ, encoded by the coding sequence ATGCCTGTCAAATATCTGCTCTTCTCTCTGCTGGCGGTCCTGATTTGGGTGGGAAACACCATCGTCAGCAAGTTGGCCGCTGGTGCGATCGCGCCCGGCACCATCGCTTTCGAACGCTGGTTCATCGCCTTCGTCATCCTGACGCCGCTGGTCTACCGGGATGCCTGGCGTCACCGCCGGACGATCGCGGCTCACCTGCCAAAACTCATCCTCCTTGGCCTTCTCGGCATGGCTGCGTGTCAAGGACTTGGATATTACGCCGCCGGTTTAACCACGGCCACCAACATGGCGATCATGCTCTCGCTCGTGCCGCTGCTGACGTTGATCCTCAGCGCAGTTTTCCTGGCTGAAAGGCCGTCGAGCCTGGCCGTGATCGGCGGTATTATTTCCCTGTCGGGTATCTTTATCGTTCTCGGACAGGGCGATCCATCCCGCCTCCTGTCGCAGGGTGTCGGGCGCGGCGATGCGATGATGCTGGCTGCGGTGCTGGCTTATGCGGGCTATGGCATTCTTCTGCGGCGCTGGGCCATTCCGCTTGCCACCTGGACATCGATCTACGTACAGATCGGTGCCGCGGTCGTGCTTCTCGTCCCGAGCTATCTCCTGTCGGCCCCATCCGCCTTGACTTTGCCGAATACGGCCATGGTGCTTTATGCGGCGATCCCCGGCTCGATCCTCGCGCCCTTTGTCTGGATGACGGCGGTAAAACATCTCGGCGCCGCCCGCACGGCGATCTTCATGAACCTGATTCCGATCTTCACCGCCATCGTCGCGGCCATCTTTCTCGGTGAGGCCTTGTATATCTACCACCTCCTCGGCGGCGGCATGACAGTGGCCGGGATCATCCTCGTGCAACGCAAACCTTTCCGCGAAAAGTCAGGCCAGAAGGCAGTCGTGGCGAGAGCTCAATGA
- a CDS encoding GlxA family transcriptional regulator encodes MSPKSPFHLTFLLFESFSNMVLASAIEPLRAARDLSGRQLFSWQLCSLDGNAIISSSRAAIAADLPLSRVGATDALILVAGYGIRNHLNQESAAAVRRKARGLPIVGGLDTGAWLLARIGLLAGRRATIHWMEKKEFAENFPEVRVTDAPYVVDGNIVTCGDAQSVLTWSLDLIGKHADEALRFDVANMFGGVQKSAERTLARGLSGRMSDHGLPAALQRAIVVMRETAEQPLKLPDIADRVAVSERSLDRLFHRYLGMSAGQYYSQIRLSHARALALETNLTLYEIAFRTGFSSPSTLARAYRLKFGETLRRKKVTVISTS; translated from the coding sequence ATGTCGCCAAAATCGCCGTTTCACCTGACGTTTCTGCTATTTGAGAGCTTTTCCAATATGGTGCTTGCCAGCGCCATCGAGCCGCTTCGTGCCGCACGCGACCTTTCGGGCCGTCAGCTTTTTTCATGGCAATTGTGTTCCTTGGACGGAAATGCGATTATCAGTTCGTCACGCGCCGCGATCGCTGCTGATCTTCCGCTATCTCGAGTGGGAGCGACAGACGCACTTATCCTTGTCGCAGGCTATGGAATAAGAAATCACCTCAACCAGGAGTCAGCGGCGGCCGTGCGCAGAAAAGCACGCGGTCTTCCGATTGTGGGCGGGCTTGACACCGGTGCGTGGTTGCTCGCGCGCATCGGTCTTCTTGCCGGACGCAGGGCAACGATCCATTGGATGGAGAAGAAGGAATTCGCAGAAAATTTTCCGGAGGTTCGTGTCACGGATGCGCCTTATGTCGTTGATGGAAACATCGTGACCTGCGGCGATGCACAGAGCGTTCTGACGTGGTCACTCGACCTCATCGGAAAACACGCGGATGAGGCTCTGCGTTTTGATGTCGCTAACATGTTTGGCGGCGTCCAGAAATCAGCTGAGAGGACATTAGCGCGAGGCCTTTCGGGTCGAATGAGCGATCACGGACTGCCCGCGGCCCTGCAGCGCGCGATCGTTGTTATGCGCGAAACTGCCGAACAGCCGCTCAAACTGCCTGACATTGCCGACCGTGTGGCGGTATCAGAGCGTAGCTTGGATCGCTTGTTTCACCGATACCTGGGTATGTCTGCCGGCCAGTACTACAGTCAGATCAGACTGTCCCATGCCCGCGCACTCGCATTGGAAACCAATCTGACGCTTTATGAAATTGCGTTTCGCACTGGGTTCTCTTCCCCGTCCACGCTTGCACGCGCCTACAGATTGAAATTCGGAGAAACCCTGCGCCGGAAGAAGGTAACGGTTATCTCGACATCGTGA
- a CDS encoding 3-keto-5-aminohexanoate cleavage protein translates to MNRDVFITCAVTGSGQSHTKSSLVPITPAQIADACIEAAKAGAAIAHVHVRDPDTGAPSRDPALYREVVERVRASDTDVVLNLTAGMGGDIVLGSAEAPLPLAPQSDLVGATERLVHVEELLPEICTLDCGTMNFAEADYVMTNTPGTLRAMARRIQAAGVRPEIEVFDTGHLWLAKTLVDEGLIDDPVMIQLCMGIPYGAPADINSLMAMVNNIPQGWTYSMFSIGRMQLPYVAQAALAGGHVRVGLEDNIWLDRGVLARNGDLVERAATILTAMGCRILTPQEVREKLKLLRR, encoded by the coding sequence ATGAACCGCGACGTCTTCATAACATGCGCTGTTACCGGTTCCGGTCAAAGCCATACGAAGTCAAGTCTCGTGCCGATCACGCCAGCACAAATTGCCGATGCGTGCATCGAGGCCGCCAAGGCCGGCGCCGCCATTGCCCATGTTCATGTCCGTGACCCAGACACCGGGGCACCCTCCCGCGATCCGGCCCTTTATCGGGAAGTCGTCGAGCGTGTGCGCGCCTCCGATACTGATGTTGTGCTGAACCTGACGGCAGGAATGGGCGGGGATATCGTTCTCGGATCGGCGGAAGCGCCTTTACCGCTCGCGCCACAATCCGATCTGGTTGGCGCTACCGAACGGCTTGTGCATGTGGAAGAACTGCTTCCAGAGATTTGCACGCTCGACTGCGGAACGATGAATTTCGCGGAAGCAGACTATGTGATGACAAATACCCCCGGCACTTTACGTGCCATGGCACGGCGTATTCAGGCAGCTGGTGTGCGTCCGGAAATAGAGGTCTTCGATACGGGGCATCTATGGCTTGCGAAGACACTTGTCGACGAGGGCCTTATCGATGATCCCGTAATGATCCAGCTTTGCATGGGCATCCCCTACGGTGCGCCAGCCGATATCAACAGCCTCATGGCGATGGTCAACAACATCCCGCAAGGATGGACCTATTCGATGTTCTCCATCGGTCGCATGCAGCTACCATATGTTGCACAGGCGGCCCTGGCGGGCGGACATGTCCGTGTCGGTCTGGAAGATAATATCTGGCTGGACAGAGGCGTGCTCGCGCGCAACGGCGACCTGGTCGAACGCGCAGCTACCATTCTGACGGCCATGGGCTGCCGGATACTTACCCCACAGGAGGTTCGCGAAAAGCTCAAACTGCTTCGGCGCTAA
- a CDS encoding ABC transporter substrate-binding protein: protein MSKALFDITRRSLLAGAAGLAAAGIVPFGARAAEPRRGGTLRIGHLGGATSDTIDPATFAAGPVVTAMLAVCNNLVEIDAEGKAVPELAESFETDADARIWTFKLRQTATFSDGRKLTAKDVIASFNHHRGQDSKSGANGSLSQLTDIRSDGDHVVIFELKSGNADFAYLTSDYHFVIMPANEDGTLNWQSKLGTGGYVLADFEPGVRITLKRRDDYWKSDRAWFDTVVLSTINDATARQNALITGEVDVINSPDLATLPLLLRRPGIKATEVTGTAHYAMPMFCDAAPFKDPNVRLALKHAIDRKAVLEKVLHGHGRIANDSPIAPANRYFAADLPQHDYDPDKAKHYLKKAGMDALKVEISASDAASVGALAMVQLFQQSAKATGIDLGIKREPDDGYWSNVWLKKPFCVSYWNGRPTEDDMFSLVYAKGVDWNESHWDNERFNSLLVKARTTLDEKLRAEMYHEMQGLVSEDGGTIIPVFVNYVDVSNDKVAHGPVANNRFFDGWKIVERWWQA from the coding sequence ATGAGCAAAGCACTATTCGATATCACCCGACGTAGTCTTCTGGCTGGTGCAGCCGGTCTCGCCGCCGCCGGGATCGTGCCATTTGGGGCAAGAGCAGCAGAGCCGAGGCGTGGCGGTACCTTGCGGATCGGTCATCTTGGCGGCGCAACCTCCGACACCATCGACCCGGCGACGTTTGCGGCCGGACCGGTCGTGACCGCCATGCTTGCGGTGTGCAACAACCTCGTGGAAATCGATGCCGAGGGCAAAGCCGTGCCGGAGCTTGCGGAGAGCTTCGAGACCGACGCAGACGCGCGCATCTGGACCTTCAAGCTGCGGCAGACCGCAACTTTTTCCGATGGGCGCAAACTGACTGCAAAAGACGTTATCGCCTCATTCAATCACCATCGCGGGCAGGATTCCAAGTCCGGCGCGAATGGATCACTCTCGCAATTGACTGACATTCGTTCCGATGGCGATCACGTCGTGATCTTCGAACTCAAATCCGGCAATGCCGACTTTGCCTATCTTACCTCCGATTACCACTTCGTCATCATGCCGGCCAACGAGGACGGAACGCTGAACTGGCAATCCAAACTCGGAACAGGTGGCTACGTGCTGGCCGATTTCGAACCGGGCGTTCGCATCACTCTGAAACGTCGCGATGACTACTGGAAATCGGATCGGGCGTGGTTCGATACCGTCGTTCTGTCAACCATCAACGACGCCACGGCCCGTCAGAACGCATTGATAACTGGTGAAGTCGACGTCATTAATTCGCCTGACCTTGCGACACTCCCGCTTCTTTTGCGCCGACCAGGGATCAAGGCGACGGAAGTCACGGGCACTGCGCATTATGCGATGCCGATGTTCTGCGACGCCGCGCCATTCAAGGATCCCAATGTCCGCCTTGCTCTCAAACACGCCATTGATCGCAAGGCGGTGCTTGAGAAGGTTCTGCACGGGCACGGCCGCATCGCCAACGACAGCCCAATTGCGCCTGCTAACCGCTACTTTGCGGCCGACCTGCCTCAGCACGACTATGATCCGGATAAGGCAAAGCACTATCTCAAAAAGGCGGGCATGGATGCGCTCAAGGTGGAAATATCCGCGTCCGACGCAGCCTCCGTCGGCGCTCTCGCCATGGTCCAGCTGTTCCAGCAGTCCGCCAAGGCGACAGGGATCGATCTCGGCATCAAACGGGAGCCGGATGACGGTTACTGGTCGAATGTCTGGCTGAAAAAGCCGTTCTGTGTGAGCTACTGGAATGGTCGCCCGACCGAGGATGATATGTTCAGCCTCGTCTATGCCAAGGGCGTCGATTGGAACGAAAGCCACTGGGATAACGAGCGGTTCAACTCGCTTCTTGTAAAGGCGCGCACCACTTTGGACGAAAAGTTGCGCGCAGAAATGTATCACGAGATGCAGGGCCTGGTCAGCGAGGATGGCGGGACGATCATTCCTGTCTTCGTAAATTATGTCGATGTCTCCAATGACAAGGTTGCGCATGGCCCCGTTGCCAACAACCGCTTCTTCGACGGCTGGAAAATCGTGGAACGGTGGTGGCAGGCATGA
- a CDS encoding carnitine 3-dehydrogenase gives MKIAAIGGGVIGGGWIARFILAGHDVTVFDPHPEANRIVTEVMANAAEAWGRLYQSPLPKPGSINWASSIAEAVAGADYIQESVPERLDLKHRIIAEIEATASPQAIIASSTSGFKPSELREGSVHSERVIVAHPFNPVYLLPVVEVVGGGVAAQRASDILVSVGMKPVQIGREIDAHIGDRLLEAIWREALWLVKDGIATTQEIDDIIRYGFGLRWAQMGLFETYRIAGGEAGMRHFLAQFGPALKWPWTKLMDVPEFNDELIDLIAGQSDAQSGAYSIRELERIRDSNLIGIFHALKANDWGAGQTVKAMENRFYARNGKVQADYPLRLHEAHVNGGWVDYNGHMTEFRYLQVLGDATDALLIHIGLDADYRAAGHSAYTVETHIRHLAEVKAGARLTVETRLLGYDDKRLRLHHAILNEDGETVATGEHMLLHVDTKANRTVAMPPALMRALDHLNAQEEGPLPDHAGSGIRAVRLKETSA, from the coding sequence ATGAAAATCGCAGCAATTGGAGGCGGTGTCATCGGCGGCGGCTGGATCGCCCGCTTCATATTGGCCGGTCATGACGTCACTGTCTTCGACCCACATCCCGAAGCAAACCGCATCGTCACGGAGGTAATGGCAAATGCTGCCGAGGCCTGGGGGAGACTTTATCAGTCGCCTCTTCCAAAGCCAGGGTCAATCAACTGGGCAAGCTCGATCGCCGAGGCTGTCGCCGGCGCCGATTACATTCAGGAAAGCGTTCCAGAGCGGCTGGATCTTAAGCATCGCATCATTGCCGAAATTGAGGCAACGGCTTCACCGCAGGCGATCATTGCCTCTTCTACCTCCGGGTTCAAGCCGTCCGAATTGCGCGAAGGTTCAGTTCATTCCGAGCGCGTTATTGTCGCGCATCCCTTTAATCCGGTCTATCTTTTGCCGGTCGTGGAAGTGGTGGGCGGCGGCGTTGCGGCGCAAAGGGCGTCAGATATTCTGGTGTCGGTGGGCATGAAACCGGTGCAGATAGGCCGGGAAATCGATGCGCATATAGGTGACCGCCTGCTCGAAGCGATCTGGCGGGAAGCACTTTGGCTGGTCAAGGATGGTATCGCCACCACTCAGGAAATAGACGATATCATCCGCTATGGCTTTGGATTGCGTTGGGCTCAGATGGGTCTGTTCGAGACCTACCGCATCGCTGGCGGCGAGGCCGGCATGCGTCACTTCCTTGCTCAGTTCGGCCCGGCGCTGAAATGGCCCTGGACCAAGTTGATGGACGTGCCGGAGTTCAATGACGAACTGATCGACCTGATTGCCGGCCAATCAGATGCGCAGTCAGGCGCATACTCCATTCGAGAGCTGGAGCGCATTCGCGATAGCAACCTGATCGGCATTTTCCATGCGCTCAAGGCCAATGATTGGGGAGCCGGACAGACCGTGAAAGCGATGGAAAATCGCTTTTATGCCCGCAACGGTAAGGTTCAGGCAGATTATCCGCTGCGTCTCCATGAGGCTCATGTCAATGGTGGCTGGGTAGACTACAACGGACATATGACCGAGTTTCGCTATTTGCAGGTACTGGGCGATGCGACAGACGCCTTGCTCATCCATATAGGGCTCGATGCCGACTACCGCGCCGCAGGTCATTCCGCTTACACGGTCGAAACCCACATCCGCCATCTGGCGGAAGTAAAGGCAGGTGCGCGGCTCACGGTGGAAACCAGGCTGCTCGGTTATGACGACAAGCGCCTCCGCCTCCATCATGCGATCCTGAACGAAGATGGCGAGACAGTCGCAACCGGCGAGCATATGCTTCTGCATGTCGATACCAAGGCAAACCGTACAGTGGCAATGCCGCCAGCATTGATGCGCGCACTTGATCATCTCAACGCGCAGGAAGAAGGACCACTTCCAGATCACGCCGGATCGGGAATCCGTGCGGTGCGGTTGAAGGAGACGTCGGCATGA
- a CDS encoding ABC transporter permease produces MKSGRKHPIQRMVAVRLGLGLFTLLFISLLIFLAVGLLPGDIAQQVLGQSATPETVAAFRRELGLDQPLSWRYLTWIGGILTGDFGHSLANGRPVAELLSARLGNTLFLAAYAAAIAIPLAVLLGLLAAMWRGTWFDRVINVMTLSAISFPEFFVAYILMFWLSVHMGWFPSVADPGAAPDLFDMLRRAFLPAITLVLVVTAHMMRMTRAAVLNVLAEPYVIMARLKGASRWRIITRHALPNALAPISNVIAINVAWLITGVVIVEVVFVYPGLGQLMVDSVTNRDMPVVQACALIFAAVYILLNLLADVLAIATNPRLLHPR; encoded by the coding sequence ATGAAGAGCGGACGAAAGCACCCTATTCAGCGCATGGTGGCCGTGCGGCTGGGTCTCGGCTTGTTCACTCTGCTTTTTATCTCCCTACTGATCTTTCTTGCTGTTGGCCTGCTGCCGGGCGATATTGCCCAACAGGTTCTAGGCCAATCGGCCACACCAGAAACAGTTGCTGCCTTTCGACGCGAGCTTGGTCTCGATCAACCTTTGTCATGGCGGTATCTGACCTGGATCGGCGGTATCCTCACCGGCGATTTTGGTCACTCGCTCGCCAACGGCCGACCTGTTGCGGAGCTCCTGTCGGCGCGACTTGGCAACACGCTGTTTCTGGCCGCATACGCAGCCGCCATCGCCATACCCCTTGCAGTTCTGCTGGGGCTGCTGGCGGCGATGTGGAGGGGTACGTGGTTCGATAGGGTCATCAATGTTATGACGCTATCGGCTATTTCATTTCCTGAATTCTTCGTCGCTTACATTCTGATGTTCTGGCTTTCAGTTCACATGGGATGGTTTCCGTCGGTGGCCGATCCTGGTGCGGCACCCGACCTGTTCGACATGCTGCGCCGTGCCTTCCTTCCGGCAATAACGCTCGTCCTTGTTGTCACAGCGCATATGATGCGAATGACGCGTGCTGCGGTGTTGAATGTGCTGGCCGAACCCTATGTCATAATGGCACGCCTCAAGGGCGCCTCTCGCTGGCGCATCATTACCCGGCATGCCCTGCCGAATGCGCTTGCGCCGATTTCCAACGTCATCGCGATCAATGTTGCCTGGCTCATCACCGGTGTCGTCATCGTAGAGGTTGTTTTTGTCTATCCTGGTCTTGGCCAGCTGATGGTCGACAGCGTTACCAACCGTGACATGCCGGTGGTGCAGGCCTGCGCGCTTATCTTTGCCGCTGTTTATATTCTCTTGAACCTTTTGGCCGACGTGCTGGCAATTGCCACCAATCCGCGCCTGCTGCATCCGAGGTGA
- a CDS encoding ABC transporter permease: protein MPLTALIGLIIIVIYVLLVTFAPMIAPYDQAEIVGAQFEPWSTAFPVGTDALGRDMLSRLIWGARNTVGIAATTTVLAFALGAIAGLLAAALGGWFDLVLSRIVDVMMAVPPLILTLLALSALGSGVVNLILIVAVLDSTRVFRLARATAANVMVMDYVEAAKLRGDGIAWIIRKEVLPNITAPLIAEFGLRFCFVFLTISALAFLGLGLPPPMADWGAMVRDNAALITFGDITPLLPAACIAVLTVSINFVVDWMLHRASGLKD from the coding sequence ATGCCTTTAACCGCACTGATCGGCCTTATCATCATCGTCATCTATGTTCTTTTGGTCACATTTGCCCCGATGATAGCGCCCTACGATCAGGCCGAAATTGTCGGTGCACAATTCGAACCCTGGAGTACGGCATTTCCCGTTGGCACGGATGCGCTCGGCCGCGACATGCTCTCGCGGCTTATTTGGGGTGCACGCAATACTGTCGGAATTGCTGCCACGACCACGGTGCTTGCCTTTGCGCTCGGTGCGATAGCCGGTCTTCTTGCGGCTGCTCTTGGCGGGTGGTTTGATCTCGTTCTTTCCCGCATTGTTGACGTAATGATGGCGGTGCCGCCACTGATCCTCACATTGCTGGCGCTGTCAGCGCTTGGGTCGGGAGTGGTCAATCTGATCCTGATCGTTGCCGTTCTGGATTCAACACGCGTCTTTCGTCTGGCGCGTGCGACAGCGGCAAATGTCATGGTAATGGACTATGTTGAGGCGGCGAAACTTCGTGGCGACGGCATTGCCTGGATCATTCGCAAGGAAGTGCTTCCCAACATCACCGCGCCACTTATTGCTGAGTTCGGGCTGCGATTTTGTTTCGTCTTTCTGACGATTTCGGCGCTTGCCTTTCTGGGGCTTGGGCTACCGCCGCCAATGGCTGATTGGGGCGCGATGGTCCGCGACAACGCAGCCCTCATCACCTTTGGAGATATCACGCCGCTTCTGCCGGCCGCTTGTATCGCCGTGCTGACCGTTTCGATCAATTTTGTCGTGGACTGGATGTTGCATCGCGCCTCGGGATTGAAGGACTAA
- a CDS encoding ABC transporter ATP-binding protein: MLLKIDNLKVEAKGEEGWSPILHGINLEVRRGEVVGLIGESGAGKSTLGLAALGFAHAGLRFAGGRVLVENVDLLRLTERERSAYRGRRVAYVAQSAAASFNPAWQLLDQFCEGPAIHGTASRPDCEILARQLYASMQLPDAANFGLRFPHQVSGGQLQRAMVAMAMACKPDLIVFDEPTTALDVTTQIGVLTAIRSAVETSETAAIYITHDLAVVAQMADRIKVMRHGREVEEAPTRQIMQSPREDYTRSLWAVREFHRPERRLERNDAPVISINNVTASYGHFDVLRDVAFEIPRGATVAVVGESGSGKSTAARVVTGLLPPRIGSITLNGEVLPPSFSRRSREQLRKIQMIYQMADTALNPRQSIRQILCRPLQFYVGLKGAALERRLGELMEQIELSPRQFLHRVPGELSGGQKQRIGIARALAANPEIIICDEVTSALDQLVAEGILRLLSRLQDETGISYMFITHDIDTVRAIADDVVVMKSGTVQDKGSKAEVMDPPRHHYTRQLLASVPQMDPDWLRRLNADKPYDQ; encoded by the coding sequence ATGTTGCTAAAGATCGACAACCTCAAAGTTGAAGCGAAGGGTGAGGAGGGTTGGTCCCCGATCCTGCACGGCATAAATCTGGAAGTGAGGCGTGGCGAGGTCGTTGGCCTCATCGGCGAGTCTGGTGCCGGCAAATCGACTCTTGGCCTTGCAGCACTGGGTTTTGCTCACGCCGGCCTTCGTTTCGCAGGTGGGCGCGTTCTCGTTGAGAATGTTGATCTGCTGCGTCTGACCGAACGTGAGAGATCGGCCTATCGAGGTCGGCGTGTCGCTTATGTAGCCCAATCTGCTGCCGCAAGTTTTAACCCTGCCTGGCAATTGCTCGATCAGTTCTGCGAGGGCCCTGCTATACACGGCACTGCGAGCCGACCGGATTGCGAGATACTTGCTCGCCAGCTTTATGCGAGCATGCAGCTCCCTGATGCCGCAAATTTCGGGCTGAGATTTCCGCATCAGGTTTCGGGTGGACAGTTGCAACGTGCCATGGTCGCAATGGCCATGGCCTGCAAACCCGATCTCATCGTCTTTGACGAACCGACAACGGCGCTCGATGTGACAACACAGATCGGCGTGCTTACTGCCATCCGCTCGGCGGTCGAAACATCGGAAACTGCTGCGATCTACATCACCCACGATCTCGCCGTCGTTGCTCAGATGGCTGATCGTATCAAGGTCATGCGTCATGGCAGGGAAGTGGAGGAGGCACCTACACGCCAGATCATGCAGTCTCCACGCGAAGACTATACCCGTTCGCTCTGGGCCGTGCGGGAGTTCCATCGCCCTGAACGCCGTCTGGAAAGAAACGACGCGCCTGTCATCAGCATCAACAATGTCACCGCGTCTTATGGGCACTTCGATGTTTTGCGTGACGTCGCGTTTGAAATTCCACGCGGTGCCACCGTCGCTGTTGTTGGAGAGTCAGGTTCGGGAAAGTCAACCGCCGCCCGCGTCGTTACGGGCCTGCTGCCGCCACGCATTGGAAGCATAACCTTGAACGGTGAAGTGCTGCCACCGAGCTTCAGCCGCAGATCGCGCGAGCAACTGCGCAAGATCCAGATGATCTATCAAATGGCCGACACAGCCCTCAATCCGCGCCAATCCATCCGCCAGATTCTCTGCCGTCCGCTGCAATTTTATGTGGGCTTGAAGGGAGCGGCACTGGAAAGGCGCCTTGGGGAGCTGATGGAGCAGATCGAACTTTCGCCCAGGCAATTTCTTCATCGGGTGCCCGGCGAGTTGTCTGGTGGCCAAAAGCAGCGGATCGGCATCGCCAGGGCGCTGGCGGCAAATCCTGAAATCATCATCTGCGACGAGGTCACGAGCGCACTTGATCAACTGGTGGCCGAGGGCATTTTGCGTCTTCTCAGTCGCCTCCAGGATGAAACTGGCATTTCCTACATGTTCATCACGCACGACATCGACACAGTGCGCGCCATTGCTGACGACGTTGTGGTGATGAAGAGTGGGACGGTGCAGGATAAGGGCAGCAAGGCCGAAGTAATGGATCCCCCGCGCCATCACTATACGCGCCAGCTACTCGCCTCTGTGCCGCAGATGGATCCGGATTGGCTAAGGCGTCTTAACGCGGACAAACCATATGATCAGTGA